A stretch of Patescibacteria group bacterium DNA encodes these proteins:
- a CDS encoding GIY-YIG nuclease family protein: MSPWFVYILKSKEQRKFYTGKTDDLEKRLLEHNSRNNKGYTSRFQPWVLVYSEIQPTEKVALRREKYFKSAAGRRWLKRNVGL; the protein is encoded by the coding sequence ATGTCACCGTGGTTTGTATACATTTTGAAAAGCAAGGAACAAAGAAAATTCTACACGGGAAAAACAGATGACCTCGAAAAGAGACTGCTTGAACACAACAGTCGGAACAATAAAGGCTACACTTCTCGCTTCCAACCTTGGGTCCTTGTTTATAGCGAAATACAACCCACTGAGAAAGTAGCTTTGCGCAGAGAGAAATACTTTAAGTCAGCAGCGGGAAGAAGGTGGTTAAAAAGAAATGTAGGATTATAA